A window of Mucilaginibacter paludis DSM 18603 contains these coding sequences:
- a CDS encoding polyphosphate kinase 2 family protein yields the protein MENIIKKFKISSGDKFELKNHPTDYAANYKKEDAEAVLAGIISQITTLQTELYAENKHALLIIFQAMDAAGKDSAIAHTMSGLNPQGCQVYSFKQPSEEELDHDFLWRHYEALPERGRIGIHNRSHYENVLVCKVHPEIVLSQRIPGVDSLQQIDDTFWKNRYESIRGVEKHLSVNGTTVIKFFLNVSKDEQRDRFLKRIDDPEKNWKFSSADIEERKYWDDYMNAYQKAINETATNEAPWFVIPADKKWFTRIAISTIMLEVLKDMKLKYPVLDKKEKEKLDEAAKLLKKE from the coding sequence ATGGAAAATATCATTAAAAAGTTCAAAATTTCTTCTGGCGACAAGTTTGAGTTGAAAAATCATCCCACAGATTATGCCGCCAATTATAAAAAGGAAGATGCCGAGGCGGTGCTGGCAGGGATTATAAGCCAGATAACTACCTTGCAAACCGAACTTTATGCCGAGAATAAACATGCCTTATTGATTATTTTCCAGGCGATGGATGCAGCTGGTAAAGATAGCGCCATAGCGCATACTATGTCTGGCTTAAACCCGCAGGGTTGCCAGGTTTACAGTTTTAAACAACCATCGGAGGAGGAATTAGATCATGATTTTTTGTGGAGACATTATGAAGCCTTGCCCGAACGTGGCCGGATAGGGATTCATAACCGGTCGCACTATGAAAATGTGCTGGTTTGTAAGGTGCATCCCGAAATTGTATTATCACAGCGCATCCCCGGTGTGGATAGCTTGCAGCAAATTGATGATACCTTTTGGAAAAACAGGTATGAGAGCATCCGTGGGGTTGAGAAACATTTAAGCGTTAACGGCACTACCGTAATCAAGTTTTTTTTAAATGTATCGAAGGATGAACAAAGAGATCGGTTTTTAAAACGCATTGACGATCCGGAGAAGAACTGGAAATTTTCGTCGGCCGATATTGAGGAGCGGAAGTATTGGGATGATTATATGAATGCCTACCAGAAAGCGATCAACGAAACCGCTACCAACGAAGCGCCTTGGTTTGTTATCCCCGCGGATAAAAAATGGTTCACGCGCATAGCCATCTCAACTATTATGCTGGAGGTGCTAAAGGATATGAAACTGAAGTATCCGGTTCTGGATAAAAAGGAAAAAGAAAAGCTGGACGAGGCCGCTAAGTTGCTTAAAAAGGAATGA
- a CDS encoding IS110 family transposase, whose protein sequence is MKTWNVVLGVDVSKKTVDICWSERKLFVHIDNNSEGFGKFKKWCKTNLIDLRETFIVLEYTGGYEYRFIQFCESQSIAYRRVPGLEIKQSMGMIRGKSDRADAFRIGQYGEDKIKRLEPSKLLDNKILELKTLLSFRKRLVRESAGYQSSVGERKHMYEVSNQDMIVRISNEKRDANSEYIKELESRIMELIKSNEQMYLNYRIITSIKGIGAVNGWMTIAYTENFTSFPDARHYAVYVGVIPFEHTSGTSKKGRRRTSNLAQKELKQELNQAAKTAMQHDPEIRAYAERKMQNKEYGLVLNNIKFKLILRMFSLVKRGEMYVENYRRSA, encoded by the coding sequence ATGAAAACATGGAATGTTGTTTTAGGTGTCGATGTATCAAAAAAGACGGTCGATATCTGTTGGTCGGAGCGTAAGCTGTTCGTTCACATCGATAACAATAGTGAAGGATTCGGCAAGTTTAAAAAATGGTGCAAAACCAACCTGATCGATTTACGGGAAACGTTTATCGTACTGGAATATACCGGCGGTTATGAATACCGTTTCATCCAGTTTTGCGAGTCACAGTCTATAGCTTATCGGCGGGTGCCTGGACTAGAGATTAAGCAATCGATGGGTATGATCAGGGGCAAAAGCGATAGGGCCGACGCATTCCGGATCGGTCAGTATGGAGAAGATAAGATCAAGCGTCTTGAACCATCTAAGTTGTTGGATAATAAAATCTTAGAGCTTAAGACCTTGCTTTCATTCCGTAAACGATTGGTACGGGAAAGTGCTGGATATCAGAGCTCTGTTGGTGAGCGGAAACATATGTATGAGGTAAGTAACCAGGATATGATCGTCCGTATATCTAACGAAAAAAGAGATGCCAATTCGGAATATATCAAGGAGCTAGAATCGCGGATCATGGAACTGATCAAAAGCAATGAGCAGATGTATCTGAATTACCGGATCATCACCAGCATTAAAGGCATAGGCGCAGTGAATGGTTGGATGACCATAGCCTACACGGAGAATTTTACAAGCTTTCCTGACGCGAGGCACTATGCTGTATATGTAGGGGTGATTCCCTTTGAGCATACCTCGGGAACAAGTAAAAAAGGACGAAGGCGAACAAGCAACCTAGCGCAAAAGGAATTGAAACAGGAACTTAACCAGGCAGCTAAAACAGCTATGCAGCATGACCCCGAAATCAGGGCATACGCAGAGCGCAAGATGCAGAATAAAGAATATGGGTTGGTGCTAAACAATATAAAATTCAAACTGATACTACGAATGTTCTCCTTAGTGAAAAGGGGAGAAATGTATGTTGAAAACTATCGAAGGTCAGCTTAA
- a CDS encoding penicillin-binding protein 1A, whose translation MFKRIKNRFLRYIVISIYFIIIFFCAIELNFLWLFGYSPDMEDIKNPIMSLSSEVYSADGKLLGRYYRENRSPVEFKQISPNLINALVATEDARFFKHGGVDFFSFFSSIRSTAQGDRRGGSTITQQLAKNLFETRKKKSQGLIKRIPVFRTIVFKCKEWITAYKIEHVYTKQQILTLYLNTVPFGNNSFGIKTASKKYFNKNPDAVNTDEAAMLIGMLKATSTYNPIRNPDKALERRNTVLKQMAKYNYITQAALKDDIAAPLNLNLSYVEDESQGDSYIRRAVEKWLAKWCTDNDMDLYEDGLKIYTTIDSHLQQYAEEAVAEKMKMLQKRFDNLWGKKNPWRDPDGNEIQDYAIKTAQKLPIYKLVDKKYAGNMDSIRHFFSRPKKMRVFSWHGERDTTFSTLDSINYYARILNTGMMTIEPTSGKIKVWVGGIDHKYFNYDHVNQSKRQAGSTFKPFAYLTALDNGFTPCDKFTDKPVSIKFTDKGKEEVWEPKNANFSFSYQEMSLRWAMGKSVNSITAQLTEKVGWDKVVEYAHKCGIESHLESVPSVSLGTNDVSVYEMVRAYSTFLNKGEKINPLLVTKITDQAGNVLQEFTLKTERVISEEVAWLMLYMFRGGMEEPGGTSQALWEYDGLWKKGNQIGGKTGTSSDYVDGWYMGITKDLVTGVWVGADDRSVHFTTSESGEGSHTALPIFGRFMEKVYADPKSGYTYGAFPKPWVKINRTYDCPTPHIKADTSATDSLSVDTSLTVPLPVDDNIPKEKENQSTANK comes from the coding sequence ATGTTCAAACGTATAAAAAACCGTTTCCTACGTTATATTGTTATCTCTATTTATTTCATCATCATCTTTTTTTGTGCTATAGAGCTTAATTTCTTGTGGCTTTTTGGTTATTCCCCTGATATGGAGGATATTAAGAACCCCATTATGTCGCTTTCGTCAGAGGTTTACTCAGCCGATGGTAAATTGCTCGGCCGTTATTATCGCGAAAACCGTTCGCCGGTTGAATTCAAACAAATATCTCCCAACCTGATCAACGCCCTGGTAGCTACGGAAGATGCCCGCTTTTTTAAACATGGCGGGGTTGACTTCTTTTCGTTTTTCAGCAGCATACGCTCCACAGCGCAAGGCGACAGACGTGGCGGAAGCACCATAACACAACAATTGGCTAAAAATTTGTTTGAAACCCGCAAAAAAAAGTCGCAGGGATTAATCAAACGAATACCCGTATTCCGTACCATTGTTTTTAAGTGCAAGGAATGGATAACGGCTTATAAAATTGAGCACGTTTATACCAAGCAACAAATACTTACACTGTATCTTAATACCGTACCGTTTGGCAATAACTCATTCGGTATTAAAACGGCATCTAAAAAGTACTTTAATAAAAACCCCGACGCTGTGAATACCGACGAGGCTGCTATGCTGATAGGTATGCTCAAGGCTACATCTACCTATAACCCCATCCGCAACCCCGACAAAGCTTTAGAGCGCCGTAATACCGTGCTTAAACAAATGGCTAAGTATAATTATATTACACAAGCCGCTTTAAAGGATGATATTGCAGCTCCGCTCAACTTGAATTTGAGTTACGTTGAAGATGAATCGCAGGGCGACTCATACATCCGCAGGGCGGTAGAAAAATGGCTGGCCAAATGGTGTACAGATAACGATATGGACCTTTACGAGGATGGTTTAAAGATTTATACCACCATTGATTCGCATTTACAACAATACGCAGAAGAAGCCGTAGCCGAAAAAATGAAGATGCTGCAAAAGCGTTTTGATAACCTGTGGGGAAAGAAAAACCCCTGGCGCGATCCTGACGGAAATGAAATTCAAGATTACGCTATTAAAACGGCGCAAAAACTACCTATTTACAAATTGGTTGATAAAAAATATGCCGGAAATATGGATTCCATCAGGCATTTTTTTAGCAGGCCTAAAAAGATGCGGGTATTTAGCTGGCATGGCGAACGCGATACAACTTTTTCAACGCTGGACTCGATTAACTACTACGCCCGCATTTTAAATACCGGCATGATGACCATTGAGCCTACAAGCGGCAAAATTAAAGTTTGGGTGGGTGGCATCGATCATAAATATTTTAATTATGACCACGTAAACCAGTCCAAACGCCAGGCTGGATCAACCTTTAAGCCCTTTGCTTATTTAACCGCGCTGGACAACGGCTTTACCCCTTGCGATAAATTTACCGATAAACCGGTGTCTATTAAATTTACCGATAAAGGTAAAGAGGAAGTTTGGGAACCTAAAAACGCGAACTTTAGCTTCTCGTACCAGGAAATGTCGTTGCGCTGGGCCATGGGTAAATCGGTTAACTCCATCACCGCGCAACTTACCGAAAAGGTAGGCTGGGACAAAGTTGTTGAGTACGCCCACAAATGCGGAATAGAAAGCCATTTAGAATCGGTACCATCGGTATCGTTAGGCACCAACGATGTTTCCGTTTACGAAATGGTACGCGCCTATAGCACCTTTTTAAACAAGGGTGAAAAAATAAACCCCTTGCTGGTTACCAAAATAACCGACCAGGCAGGTAACGTTTTGCAGGAGTTTACTTTGAAAACCGAAAGGGTAATCAGTGAAGAAGTGGCGTGGCTGATGCTCTATATGTTTAGAGGGGGCATGGAAGAACCCGGAGGCACATCACAAGCCTTGTGGGAGTATGACGGTTTGTGGAAAAAAGGCAACCAGATAGGCGGCAAAACAGGCACATCATCCGACTATGTAGATGGCTGGTATATGGGTATCACCAAAGATTTGGTTACTGGTGTTTGGGTTGGTGCGGACGACCGTAGTGTGCACTTTACCACATCCGAATCTGGCGAAGGATCGCACACTGCATTGCCTATTTTTGGCCGCTTTATGGAGAAGGTTTATGCCGACCCAAAATCGGGCTATACTTATGGCGCCTTCCCTAAGCCCTGGGTTAAGATAAACCGGACTTACGATTGCCCTACACCACACATCAAAGCTGATACTTCGGCTACCGACAGTCTTTCGGTTGATACCTCATTAACAGTGCCTTTGCCTGTTGACGACAATATTCCGAAAGAAAAAGAAAATCAATCCACCGCAAATAAATGA
- a CDS encoding DPP IV N-terminal domain-containing protein has translation MNKRYPFPRIFLSVFLFLFFITGVILTPDNAAAQGFGQNKVRYKNLDFKVYKTPHFEIYYYIKNDSLIKRFAQESELWYTLHQQVFRDTFKKPNPVIIYADHPDFQQTTAIDGEISVGTGGVTEGLKNRVVMPFMETNQTTRHVIGHELVHAFQYHSLLDNDSTNFAEINNLPLWMIEGMAEYLSLGKKDAYTAMWMRDAYLNKDIPSIKALTETNKYFPYRYGEAFWSYIGSTYGDTIIVPFFKNVARFGLDYGIRKTFGYDERTLSSLWKNSIQTTYKPYLKDTSQIPVGKKLIDFHNSGEMNVAPAISPDGKYLTFLSEKNLFTIDLYLADAHTGKVIKKLTSKISNTHIDEFNFIESAGAWAPDSKRFAFSVFSRGRNKLVIVDIATGKTLDEIAMGKAEQFSYVSWSPNGQDIVFSGMSEGESDLYMYNLGTKKLTQLTNDKYSDYQPSFSHDGKKIVFASDRTTYDKSLSQTITFNLAVMDVATGLVKDIDVFNGANNLNPQFSSDDQQIYFLSNRDGFRNLYRYTLADGKVEQLTDLFTGISGITEYAPALSISNNNDIAYSYYRAQKYALYNAKVSDFKPVVVNPQDINFDAAMLPPLRAVGVDLINSNLNNYLAYQKIPTDSIKTIKYRPQFKMDYLASSGVGIGVNSQYGAGLASGIQGVFSDILGRNQLFAAASINGEIYDFGGQFAYINQQSRWNFGVAISHIPYQFGIGTYTTPTENVGGKNVTVLSQNTDIIRNFQDATNLFTSYPLSKITRVEFGAGVSYNYFRVDRYSTLYAIDTVKTTGQADQYNYTAIGTDKKKVSNDEESSITGYNLRSYVLYSLNVGLVGDNSFFGIAAPLDGFRYRIGSEFNFGTYSFVAPSIDLRKYIRAKPVTFAARLYGYGRFASNEATNSLYPIYIGYPYLIRGYEANSFYNSNKTATNNFSIDQLFGNRIAVANFEVRLPFTGPEKLSVINSKLLFTDLNLFFDAGLAWSPTDKVTFGSNPEYVKTVTTTDPTTGLPISSKVYSHIPATSAGISLRINVFGAFILEPYFAIPFQRTDVNLPVFGLNFAPGW, from the coding sequence ATGAATAAACGCTACCCGTTTCCGCGTATTTTTTTGTCTGTATTTTTGTTCCTGTTTTTTATCACAGGTGTAATTTTAACGCCTGATAACGCGGCTGCCCAAGGCTTTGGGCAAAACAAAGTGAGGTACAAAAACCTCGACTTTAAGGTTTATAAAACCCCGCACTTTGAAATTTACTACTACATTAAAAACGATAGCCTGATTAAGCGCTTTGCCCAGGAGAGCGAGTTATGGTATACATTGCACCAACAGGTTTTCAGGGATACATTTAAAAAACCCAACCCGGTTATTATTTATGCAGACCACCCCGACTTCCAGCAAACAACTGCTATTGACGGCGAAATAAGCGTGGGTACCGGCGGTGTTACCGAAGGTTTAAAAAACCGCGTGGTGATGCCTTTTATGGAAACTAACCAAACCACCAGGCACGTTATAGGCCACGAGCTGGTGCACGCGTTTCAATACCATTCTTTGCTGGATAATGACAGTACCAATTTTGCCGAGATCAATAATTTGCCGTTGTGGATGATTGAGGGTATGGCCGAATACCTGTCTTTAGGAAAAAAGGATGCTTATACGGCCATGTGGATGCGCGATGCCTATCTCAATAAGGATATACCCAGTATAAAGGCCCTTACCGAAACCAATAAGTATTTCCCATACCGTTACGGCGAGGCTTTCTGGTCGTACATCGGCTCAACTTATGGGGATACCATCATTGTTCCGTTCTTTAAAAATGTGGCCCGCTTTGGTTTGGATTACGGTATCAGGAAAACTTTTGGTTATGATGAGCGCACCTTATCCAGCCTTTGGAAAAACTCCATACAAACAACCTACAAGCCCTATTTAAAAGATACCTCGCAAATACCGGTTGGTAAAAAACTAATCGACTTCCATAACTCGGGCGAGATGAATGTAGCGCCGGCCATCAGTCCGGATGGTAAGTATCTCACTTTTTTATCCGAAAAAAACCTGTTCACCATTGATCTTTACCTGGCGGATGCACATACGGGCAAAGTGATTAAAAAGTTAACCAGTAAGATATCCAATACCCATATCGACGAGTTTAACTTTATAGAATCTGCCGGGGCCTGGGCGCCGGATAGCAAGCGTTTCGCTTTCAGCGTTTTTAGCAGAGGGCGCAATAAACTGGTTATAGTAGACATTGCTACCGGCAAAACGCTGGATGAAATAGCGATGGGCAAAGCAGAACAATTCAGTTATGTATCCTGGTCGCCTAACGGACAGGACATCGTATTCTCGGGCATGTCTGAAGGCGAAAGCGATTTGTACATGTACAACTTAGGCACAAAAAAACTAACACAGCTTACCAACGATAAATATTCAGATTATCAACCGAGCTTCTCGCACGATGGTAAAAAGATAGTTTTTGCAAGCGACAGGACGACTTATGACAAATCCCTATCGCAAACCATTACCTTTAACCTGGCTGTAATGGACGTTGCCACCGGGTTGGTAAAAGATATTGATGTTTTTAACGGCGCCAATAACCTGAACCCACAGTTTTCATCAGACGATCAACAGATCTACTTTTTATCAAACCGCGATGGTTTCCGTAACCTATACCGCTATACCCTTGCCGATGGTAAGGTTGAACAATTAACAGATCTGTTTACAGGGATAAGCGGCATTACCGAGTATGCACCGGCCCTGAGTATCTCCAACAACAACGATATAGCTTACTCCTACTACAGGGCGCAAAAATATGCGCTATACAACGCCAAAGTATCTGATTTTAAGCCTGTAGTTGTAAACCCGCAGGACATTAATTTTGACGCGGCTATGCTGCCTCCGCTTCGTGCGGTTGGTGTCGATCTGATCAACTCAAACCTGAACAATTATCTGGCCTACCAAAAGATACCTACCGACTCGATCAAAACCATCAAGTACAGGCCACAATTTAAAATGGACTACCTGGCCAGCAGCGGCGTTGGTATCGGCGTCAATTCGCAATACGGAGCAGGCCTTGCAAGCGGCATACAAGGCGTATTTAGTGATATACTGGGCCGTAATCAACTTTTCGCGGCAGCCTCCATCAACGGAGAGATTTATGATTTTGGCGGCCAGTTTGCCTATATTAATCAGCAAAGCCGCTGGAACTTTGGTGTGGCTATCTCGCATATTCCCTATCAGTTTGGTATCGGCACCTACACTACCCCTACCGAAAACGTGGGCGGTAAAAACGTAACGGTATTATCACAAAATACCGATATCATCCGCAATTTCCAGGACGCCACCAACCTGTTCACCTCCTACCCTCTCTCTAAAATTACACGAGTTGAGTTCGGCGCAGGTGTATCTTATAACTATTTCAGGGTTGATCGTTATAGCACACTGTATGCTATAGATACGGTTAAAACCACGGGCCAGGCCGATCAATATAATTATACAGCCATCGGAACCGATAAAAAAAAAGTATCCAATGACGAGGAGAGCTCAATTACCGGCTATAACTTAAGATCGTACGTTCTTTATTCTTTAAATGTTGGCCTGGTGGGTGATAACTCATTCTTTGGTATAGCTGCCCCCTTAGATGGTTTCCGTTACCGTATAGGCAGTGAGTTCAATTTCGGAACTTACAGCTTCGTAGCCCCATCCATCGACCTGAGAAAGTACATCCGTGCCAAACCGGTAACCTTTGCGGCAAGGTTGTATGGCTACGGCAGATTTGCATCCAACGAAGCTACTAACTCGCTATACCCGATATACATTGGCTATCCATACCTGATCAGGGGTTACGAGGCTAATAGTTTTTACAACAGCAACAAAACAGCAACTAATAACTTCAGTATCGATCAACTGTTTGGTAACCGCATAGCGGTTGCTAATTTTGAGGTGAGGCTACCTTTCACCGGTCCCGAAAAACTGTCGGTAATCAACTCCAAATTACTATTTACTGATTTGAACTTATTTTTTGATGCCGGCCTGGCCTGGAGCCCTACAGATAAAGTAACCTTTGGCAGCAACCCCGAATATGTTAAAACTGTAACCACTACCGACCCAACCACGGGTTTACCGATATCGAGCAAGGTTTATAGTCATATACCTGCAACCAGCGCCGGTATATCTTTACGAATAAACGTATTTGGAGCATTTATACTGGAACCTTATTTTGCCATCCCATTCCAGCGCACCGATGTTAACCTGCCTGTGTTCGGGTTAAACTTTGCACCAGGCTGGTAA
- a CDS encoding GH92 family glycosyl hydrolase encodes MKHKYLSILVLFSIISLPVSAQKKKKDFTPFVNPFIGTGGHGHTYPGAVVPFGMVQLSPDTRLEGWDGTSGYHYTDTVVYGFSHTHLSGTGIADYCDVLFMPTTGDPKFQNTQYSSSFKKKNEQALPGYYKTKLEKYNIEVELTATKRVGVHRYTFPGSKQCNIIIDLKHRDEVLDSWIEVVNDHEIRGLRRSKSWADDQYVYFYAKFSKPFKTYGIALNDALQNGQSKVEGKNVKMYIQFDSPGEVISKVGISSVSTEGALKNLDTEVPDFDFKKVQKAAKTDWINELSKIEVESSNPVAMPLPQANNAQPGYGYGGYGGAPKPKTPVVDYAKMKQTIFYTALYHTMCAPNVYSDVDGQYRGLDQKTHKAEGFEYYTVFSLWDTYRAQHPLQTIINKKRTLDFIKSFLAMYDQANLLPIWPLASNETFCMVGNHSIPVIVDAYAKGIRDFDAEKAFTAMKAAVNRNQFGLESYRKNGAVLAADENESVSKTLEYAIDDWCIAQMAKMMNKPQDYAEYTRRGQYWKNVFDNQSGFMRARVNGGWATPFSPTDINDYYTEGNAWQYSFLVPQDVQGLIEHMGGKQNFEAKLDELFNTSEKLTGRQQSDVTGLIGQYAHGNEPSHHMAYLFNFTDAPYKTQLYLNRIMREEYKDKPDGLAGNEDCGQMSAWYVMSALGFYTIAPGQPDYLLGSPIFDKAVINLENGKKFTITGPGNSDASFYLQGMTLNKNPYGKLFISYNDIANGGDWEVFTGKLPNKLFMQELEKPVSKITDNLIVADPYIISPSAAIQGGSISISFGCADAETQIYYTLDGSTPSATSTLFTKPVMLSATTTVKCIAVKNGQSSFVVQGVFTKK; translated from the coding sequence ATGAAGCATAAGTACCTTTCAATCTTAGTTTTATTCTCTATTATATCGTTGCCGGTATCGGCACAAAAGAAAAAGAAAGACTTTACCCCCTTCGTTAATCCTTTTATAGGTACCGGCGGCCATGGTCACACCTATCCCGGCGCGGTGGTTCCGTTTGGTATGGTACAGCTCAGTCCGGATACCAGGCTGGAAGGCTGGGACGGTACATCGGGCTACCACTATACAGATACGGTTGTTTATGGCTTCTCGCATACGCACCTAAGTGGTACAGGCATAGCCGATTATTGTGATGTGCTGTTTATGCCCACCACCGGCGATCCCAAGTTCCAAAACACGCAGTACAGCTCATCCTTTAAAAAGAAAAACGAACAAGCTTTGCCCGGCTACTATAAAACCAAGCTCGAAAAATACAATATCGAAGTTGAACTAACGGCTACCAAACGCGTGGGCGTGCACCGCTATACCTTCCCGGGCAGTAAACAATGCAATATTATTATCGATTTGAAACATCGTGATGAGGTTCTGGACTCGTGGATAGAGGTAGTTAACGATCATGAGATACGGGGATTGCGCCGATCAAAATCATGGGCCGACGATCAATACGTTTATTTTTATGCTAAATTTTCAAAACCGTTTAAAACTTACGGAATAGCGTTAAATGATGCGCTGCAAAACGGCCAAAGCAAGGTGGAGGGAAAAAATGTTAAAATGTACATCCAGTTTGATAGCCCAGGCGAGGTAATATCCAAGGTAGGTATATCATCGGTAAGTACCGAAGGTGCTTTGAAAAACCTGGACACCGAAGTACCCGACTTTGATTTTAAAAAGGTACAAAAAGCGGCTAAAACCGATTGGATAAACGAGCTGTCGAAAATTGAAGTGGAAAGCAGCAACCCGGTTGCTATGCCGCTGCCACAGGCCAACAATGCCCAACCAGGTTATGGTTACGGCGGATATGGCGGCGCTCCAAAACCTAAAACTCCGGTTGTGGACTATGCGAAAATGAAACAAACCATATTTTACACGGCTTTGTATCATACTATGTGCGCACCCAATGTTTATAGCGATGTAGACGGGCAGTACCGTGGTTTGGACCAAAAAACCCATAAAGCCGAGGGATTTGAATATTATACCGTATTCTCCTTATGGGATACCTACCGCGCTCAGCATCCGCTGCAAACCATCATCAACAAAAAACGCACGCTTGATTTTATCAAGAGCTTCCTTGCGATGTACGATCAGGCTAATTTGTTACCAATATGGCCACTGGCATCGAACGAAACTTTTTGCATGGTGGGCAATCACTCCATCCCCGTTATTGTTGACGCCTATGCTAAAGGGATACGCGATTTTGATGCCGAAAAAGCTTTTACCGCCATGAAAGCGGCCGTTAACCGCAATCAGTTCGGGCTGGAATCGTACCGTAAAAACGGCGCGGTGCTGGCTGCCGATGAAAACGAATCGGTATCTAAAACCCTGGAGTATGCTATTGACGACTGGTGCATCGCTCAGATGGCCAAGATGATGAACAAGCCACAGGATTACGCCGAATACACCAGGCGCGGCCAGTACTGGAAAAATGTTTTTGATAACCAGAGCGGGTTTATGCGCGCCCGTGTTAATGGTGGCTGGGCTACTCCTTTTTCACCTACCGATATCAATGATTATTATACCGAAGGTAACGCCTGGCAATACTCGTTTTTGGTGCCGCAGGATGTGCAGGGGCTTATTGAGCACATGGGCGGCAAACAAAATTTTGAGGCTAAACTGGATGAACTGTTTAACACCAGTGAGAAGCTAACGGGCAGGCAACAATCAGATGTAACAGGCTTAATAGGCCAATATGCGCATGGTAACGAGCCCAGCCACCACATGGCCTACTTGTTTAACTTTACCGATGCTCCGTATAAAACACAGTTATACCTTAACCGGATTATGCGTGAAGAATACAAAGATAAGCCCGACGGTTTAGCCGGTAACGAAGATTGCGGACAAATGTCGGCCTGGTACGTGATGAGCGCTTTGGGCTTTTATACCATAGCGCCAGGACAGCCCGACTATCTTTTAGGCTCGCCGATATTTGACAAGGCGGTTATCAACCTGGAGAACGGCAAAAAGTTCACCATAACCGGGCCCGGTAACTCTGATGCCAGTTTTTACCTGCAAGGGATGACACTGAACAAAAACCCTTATGGTAAATTATTTATAAGCTATAACGATATTGCCAACGGCGGCGATTGGGAAGTGTTTACCGGGAAGCTACCCAACAAGCTATTTATGCAGGAGCTGGAGAAACCAGTATCTAAAATAACGGATAATTTGATTGTTGCTGATCCTTATATCATTTCTCCATCTGCAGCTATTCAAGGTGGTTCCATCAGTATTTCTTTCGGCTGCGCCGATGCGGAAACGCAGATTTATTATACTTTAGATGGATCTACGCCTTCCGCAACCTCGACTTTGTTTACCAAACCGGTTATGCTTTCGGCAACTACAACTGTTAAATGTATTGCTGTTAAAAATGGACAGTCGAGCTTTGTGGTGCAGGGGGTGTTTACAAAAAAGTGA
- a CDS encoding amidohydrolase: MDNLKITVFQGYLFWENIDKNLQNISLRLTGIREKTDLIILPEMFNTGFSMNVSALAEPMNGKTMRWMQTVAQKYDSVVTGSLIITENGNYYNRLIWMLPDGTFQQYDKRHLFALGQEHQTYTAGNKRLIVELNGWKICPAICYDLRFPVWLRNNDAAYDLLLVVANWPEKRALHWRTLIPARAVENQCYVIAVNRVGHDGNEVYHSGDSTCIDPNGNVVYYKRDEEDVYTFTINPDEVVNTRQALPFLKDADDFEIKL, translated from the coding sequence ATGGATAATTTAAAAATAACAGTTTTCCAGGGTTATCTATTCTGGGAAAATATTGATAAAAACCTTCAAAACATATCGTTAAGATTAACCGGCATCCGCGAAAAAACAGATCTGATCATCCTGCCCGAAATGTTTAACACCGGCTTTAGCATGAATGTAAGTGCCTTAGCCGAGCCCATGAATGGCAAAACCATGCGATGGATGCAAACCGTAGCTCAAAAATACGACAGCGTTGTTACCGGAAGCCTCATCATCACCGAAAACGGAAACTATTATAACCGCCTGATCTGGATGCTTCCCGATGGCACTTTTCAACAATACGACAAACGGCATTTATTTGCCCTGGGCCAGGAACATCAAACCTATACCGCAGGCAACAAGCGTTTGATAGTTGAACTAAACGGATGGAAAATTTGCCCGGCAATTTGTTATGACCTTCGTTTCCCGGTATGGTTACGAAACAACGATGCCGCTTACGATTTATTATTGGTGGTAGCCAACTGGCCCGAAAAACGCGCCCTGCATTGGCGTACGCTAATACCTGCCCGGGCCGTTGAGAACCAATGTTATGTTATTGCGGTTAACCGTGTTGGACACGATGGTAACGAAGTATACCATTCCGGCGATTCAACCTGTATCGATCCGAACGGGAACGTGGTTTACTATAAACGCGATGAAGAGGACGTTTATACCTTTACAATAAATCCCGACGAGGTGGTTAATACCCGGCAAGCCCTCCCCTTTTTAAAGGACGCCGACGATTTCGAGATTAAACTTTAA